In a single window of the Alphaproteobacteria bacterium LSUCC0684 genome:
- a CDS encoding TRAP transporter small permease subunit encodes MSDRQFLNPLVVLICRFAGIASVGLALAFVVNNFLTYSFGLPGIAPTLDSAGLFGLDAPKGGASGAGWLQVLLAAGAVAGAGYYALRRGSLEADAIRMDALSSAIIRIAFWSVLLIGVADAVLSFLRVEDLHTVMFDKDLATKIGLSSWRGMHIHLPLMGLAVLIGLRDKSVSVVWLIFLVVIAELLIVLARFIFAYEQTFMGDLVRFWYASLFLFASAYTLKEEGHVRVDVIFAAFRERTKAWVNATGTLFFGIPLCWMILTRGLAGKSSLINSPMLNFETSMSGFGMYVKYLMASFLLVFALSMLAQFTSYFFHALSVMNRTDPDAAADPEGA; translated from the coding sequence ATGAGTGACCGTCAGTTCCTAAACCCCCTCGTTGTTCTGATTTGCCGGTTTGCCGGAATTGCCAGCGTCGGGCTGGCTCTTGCTTTTGTTGTGAACAACTTTCTGACCTATTCCTTTGGATTGCCCGGGATCGCGCCGACACTTGACAGCGCCGGGCTGTTTGGCCTTGACGCACCCAAAGGTGGTGCAAGTGGTGCCGGCTGGCTTCAGGTTCTGCTGGCGGCAGGTGCTGTTGCCGGCGCCGGATATTATGCTTTGCGTCGCGGATCGCTTGAGGCGGATGCAATCCGGATGGATGCGTTGTCTTCGGCTATCATCCGCATTGCCTTCTGGTCGGTGCTGCTGATCGGGGTGGCGGATGCGGTGCTTTCCTTTCTCCGGGTGGAGGATCTCCATACCGTGATGTTCGACAAGGATCTCGCCACCAAGATAGGCCTTTCCTCCTGGCGGGGGATGCATATTCATCTGCCTCTGATGGGGCTGGCGGTGCTGATCGGGCTCCGGGACAAATCGGTTTCGGTCGTCTGGCTGATTTTCCTTGTCGTGATTGCCGAGCTGCTGATTGTGCTGGCGCGCTTCATCTTCGCCTATGAGCAGACTTTCATGGGTGATCTGGTCCGGTTCTGGTATGCGTCGCTGTTTCTTTTTGCCAGTGCCTATACGCTGAAAGAAGAAGGCCATGTCCGGGTGGACGTGATTTTCGCCGCTTTCCGTGAACGCACGAAAGCCTGGGTCAATGCCACCGGAACGCTGTTCTTCGGCATCCCGCTCTGCTGGATGATCCTGACGCGCGGGCTTGCCGGGAAATCAAGTCTGATCAACAGCCCGATGCTGAATTTTGAAACCTCGATGAGCGGGTTCGGCATGTATGTCAAATACCTGATGGCATCCTTCCTGCTTGTCTTCGCCTTGTCGATGCTGGCGCAGTTCACCAGTTACTTCTTTCATGCCCTTTCGGTCATGAACAGGACTGACCCTGACGCCGCTGCCGATCCAGAGGGGGCCTAA
- the gcvH gene encoding glycine cleavage system protein GcvH, whose product MKKYAETHEWIDNASGEVGITAHAIELLGDIVFLELPEVGRSVTKGDGVAVIESVKAASDIYAPVSGEVVAVNSDAADNPESLGDNPETWLFKIAIADEGDLDGLMDENAYTASLDA is encoded by the coding sequence ATGAAAAAATATGCAGAAACACATGAATGGATTGACAATGCCAGCGGCGAGGTCGGTATCACGGCCCATGCGATCGAGCTTTTGGGGGATATCGTTTTTCTCGAACTGCCGGAAGTCGGCCGCAGTGTCACCAAAGGCGACGGGGTGGCGGTGATCGAATCGGTCAAAGCCGCATCGGATATCTATGCGCCGGTTTCAGGTGAAGTGGTGGCGGTCAACAGCGATGCCGCCGACAACCCGGAAAGCCTCGGGGACAATCCCGAAACCTGGCTTTTCAAGATCGCGATTGCCGATGAAGGTGATCTCGACGGCCTGATGGATGAGAATGCCTATACCGCGTCTCTTGACGCGTAA
- a CDS encoding DUF3726 domain-containing protein → MRITGFWQRSALTDDMICLSRNEIRAECEKALRGAGLPWGLARDGGIMASWLGGMGLPFLGAINRAAETVLRHGECAGDINAISRAAGPVPAPAYGLVLAEQVAAAGTSWTGGVIAPRYLLASIAILAREQGIGLKISSRGTLMAWAVADQIHARKEGWQDGEYTLERIDAEGSSQERFPPDLTRLGAYPDMTATVPDACWRQLGLYAKETYVPETEEKRARGAGAGNIDNS, encoded by the coding sequence GTGCGGATAACTGGCTTCTGGCAACGATCAGCACTGACCGATGACATGATCTGCCTGTCCCGAAACGAAATTCGTGCCGAATGCGAAAAGGCCCTGCGCGGTGCTGGCCTGCCCTGGGGGCTTGCCCGCGATGGCGGCATCATGGCCTCCTGGCTCGGTGGCATGGGGCTGCCTTTTCTCGGCGCGATCAACCGCGCGGCCGAAACGGTTCTCCGCCATGGAGAATGCGCAGGTGATATCAATGCCATCTCCCGCGCGGCGGGCCCCGTGCCTGCGCCTGCCTATGGGCTTGTTCTGGCCGAACAGGTTGCCGCTGCCGGCACGAGCTGGACAGGGGGTGTCATTGCCCCCAGATATCTGCTGGCCAGCATCGCGATCCTGGCAAGAGAACAGGGTATCGGGCTCAAGATTTCAAGCCGCGGAACGCTGATGGCGTGGGCTGTGGCAGACCAGATTCATGCCCGAAAAGAGGGCTGGCAGGACGGGGAATATACCCTTGAGCGTATTGACGCGGAAGGATCATCGCAAGAGAGATTTCCCCCGGATCTGACCCGGCTTGGGGCGTATCCGGATATGACCGCCACGGTGCCCGACGCCTGCTGGCGGCAGCTCGGCCTCTACGCCAAGGAAACCTATGTGCCGGAAACCGAAGAAAAACGAGCCCGCGGCGCCGGGGCCGGGAATATCGATAATTCGTGA
- the gcvP gene encoding aminomethyl-transferring glycine dehydrogenase, producing the protein MTEISMFRDRHIGPSARDVETLLGVVGYPSMEALIDAVVPSRIRRHDAMPIPAALSEEEALEKIAGYAARNKVVTSMIGMGYYGTHTPNVILRNVLENPAWYTAYTPYQPEISQGRLEALLNFQTMVADLTGMDVANASMLDEATAVAEAVVMAHRFSGGGNTVMVDPDTHPQTVAVLKTRLEPLGISIAEGTAGDILPEGLSAVVVQYPGSSGAIRDISAEIDAIHEAGSLVVVATDLLALTLLTPPGEMGADIVVGSTQRFGVPMGFGGPHAAFLATREKFQRRMPGRLVGVSVDTQGRPAYRLALQTREQHIRREKATSNICTAQVLLAVMAGLYAVWHGADGLKAIAGRVHDLTSRLAAGLTASGHRLRHQAFFDTLMVETGAKTDAVMAEALAAGFNLRKTNGAVGISLDETTSLDDCERLLAVFGAEMPAAAAMALPSALRRRSQILAHPVFSRYRSETEMLRYLRRMADKDLALDRTMIPLGSCTMKLNATAEMIPITWPGFGQLHPFAPEDQAEGYRDLVRELENWLCAATGYDAMSLQPNAGSQGEFAGLMAIRAWHRSRDEGHRNVCLIPASAHGTNPASAAMAGMKVVVVDCDGDGNVDLEDLNARADEHADNLAALMVTYPSTHGVFEEAIRDICQIIHDRGGQVYVDGANLNALVGLASLPGFGADVSHLNLHKTFCIPHGGGGPGVGPIGVAKHLAPFLPGHPLTGESAVSAAPEGSASILPISWMYIAMMGAEGLKEASSVAILSANYIAARLKEYYPVLYTGKNGLVAHECIIDIRSIKDETGISNEDIAKRLMDYGFHAPTMSFPVAGTLMIEPTESESLHELDRFCDAMIAIHGEIDQVRKGVWPKDNNPLVHAPHTAEAVTDAAWDRPYSRQLGAFPAGMADKYWPPVSRIDNVWGDRNLHCSCPSVDEWKDVAE; encoded by the coding sequence ATGACAGAAATATCGATGTTCCGTGATCGTCATATCGGGCCTTCTGCCCGGGATGTCGAAACGCTCCTTGGCGTGGTTGGATATCCGTCGATGGAAGCGCTGATTGATGCGGTGGTGCCGTCCCGGATCCGGCGTCACGATGCGATGCCTATTCCGGCCGCTCTCAGCGAAGAAGAGGCGCTGGAAAAGATCGCCGGATATGCCGCGCGCAACAAGGTGGTCACCTCCATGATCGGGATGGGGTATTACGGCACCCATACGCCGAACGTCATCCTCCGCAACGTGCTTGAAAACCCGGCCTGGTATACCGCCTATACACCCTACCAGCCCGAGATCAGCCAGGGTCGGCTTGAGGCATTGCTCAATTTCCAGACGATGGTGGCTGACCTGACCGGAATGGATGTCGCCAATGCCTCGATGCTCGATGAGGCGACAGCGGTGGCCGAAGCCGTGGTCATGGCGCACCGGTTCTCCGGGGGCGGCAACACGGTGATGGTGGACCCCGACACCCATCCGCAGACGGTGGCGGTCCTGAAGACGAGGCTTGAGCCGCTCGGCATTTCCATCGCCGAGGGCACGGCCGGGGATATTCTGCCCGAGGGGCTGAGCGCCGTGGTGGTGCAGTATCCCGGATCAAGTGGTGCCATCCGCGACATTTCGGCCGAGATTGACGCGATCCATGAAGCCGGCAGCCTTGTGGTGGTGGCAACCGATCTTCTGGCGCTTACGCTTCTCACCCCGCCGGGGGAGATGGGGGCGGATATCGTGGTCGGCTCCACCCAGCGTTTCGGTGTTCCGATGGGATTCGGCGGCCCGCATGCCGCCTTTCTTGCAACGCGGGAGAAATTCCAGCGCCGCATGCCCGGCCGTCTTGTCGGCGTGTCCGTCGATACCCAGGGCCGCCCGGCCTATCGGCTTGCCCTGCAGACACGGGAGCAGCATATCCGCCGGGAAAAGGCGACGTCGAATATCTGCACCGCGCAGGTGCTGCTGGCGGTCATGGCCGGTCTCTACGCGGTATGGCACGGCGCCGACGGGCTGAAAGCGATCGCCGGGCGCGTCCATGACCTGACCTCACGCCTTGCGGCCGGGCTCACGGCATCCGGCCACCGGCTCCGGCATCAGGCGTTCTTTGACACGCTGATGGTGGAAACAGGCGCGAAGACCGATGCCGTCATGGCTGAGGCACTGGCCGCCGGGTTCAATCTGCGCAAAACCAACGGCGCGGTGGGGATCAGCCTTGATGAAACCACCAGCCTTGATGACTGCGAGCGGCTGCTGGCGGTGTTCGGCGCCGAGATGCCGGCCGCGGCAGCGATGGCCCTGCCGTCGGCGCTACGGCGGCGGTCGCAAATTCTGGCCCATCCGGTTTTCAGCCGCTATCGTTCCGAAACCGAAATGCTCCGCTATCTCCGGCGCATGGCGGATAAGGACCTGGCGCTTGACCGGACCATGATCCCGCTTGGCTCCTGCACGATGAAACTCAATGCCACGGCAGAGATGATCCCCATCACCTGGCCCGGATTCGGCCAGTTGCATCCCTTCGCGCCGGAAGATCAGGCCGAAGGCTACAGGGATCTTGTCAGGGAGCTGGAAAACTGGCTTTGTGCGGCAACGGGATATGATGCGATGTCGCTTCAGCCCAATGCCGGCTCCCAAGGGGAATTTGCCGGGCTGATGGCGATCCGTGCCTGGCACCGGTCCCGTGACGAAGGGCATCGCAATGTCTGTCTTATTCCGGCCTCGGCCCATGGCACCAATCCGGCCTCCGCGGCGATGGCCGGCATGAAGGTCGTGGTGGTGGACTGTGATGGCGATGGCAATGTCGATCTCGAGGATCTCAACGCCAGAGCGGACGAGCACGCGGATAACCTGGCCGCGCTCATGGTGACCTATCCTTCCACCCATGGCGTGTTCGAGGAGGCCATCCGCGATATCTGCCAGATCATTCATGATCGGGGCGGGCAGGTCTATGTGGACGGGGCGAATCTCAATGCGCTGGTCGGGCTTGCATCCCTGCCCGGGTTCGGTGCGGATGTCAGCCATCTCAACCTGCACAAGACTTTCTGCATTCCCCATGGCGGCGGCGGCCCCGGCGTCGGCCCGATCGGGGTGGCCAAGCACCTGGCGCCGTTTCTGCCCGGCCATCCGCTGACCGGGGAAAGCGCGGTCTCGGCCGCGCCCGAAGGCAGTGCCAGCATTCTGCCGATTTCATGGATGTATATCGCCATGATGGGGGCGGAAGGGCTGAAAGAGGCATCCAGCGTGGCGATCCTGAGCGCCAATTACATTGCCGCCCGGCTCAAGGAGTATTACCCGGTGCTCTACACGGGCAAGAACGGGCTGGTGGCCCATGAGTGCATTATCGATATCCGTTCAATCAAGGACGAAACCGGCATTTCCAACGAGGATATCGCCAAGCGCCTGATGGATTACGGGTTTCATGCGCCGACCATGTCCTTTCCGGTTGCCGGTACGCTGATGATCGAGCCGACGGAATCGGAATCTCTTCATGAACTGGACCGGTTCTGTGATGCCATGATCGCCATTCATGGAGAGATCGACCAGGTACGCAAAGGCGTCTGGCCAAAGGACAACAACCCGCTTGTCCACGCGCCGCATACAGCCGAAGCGGTGACCGATGCCGCCTGGGACAGACCCTATAGCCGGCAACTCGGGGCATTCCCCGCCGGAATGGCGGATAAATACTGGCCGCCGGTAAGCCGAATCGACAATGTCTGGGGGGACCGCAACCTGCATTGCTCCTGCCCATCGGTGGATGAATGGAAGGATGTTGCCGAATAA
- the pncA gene encoding bifunctional nicotinamidase/pyrazinamidase — MTDTAFIVIDVQNDFCPGGALAVADGDHVVQPINQLIARADHTILTQDWHPQGHSSFASQHTGREAFTTIDASYGPQTLWPDHCIQGSPGAEFHPDLEWTRAELVIRKGFRPEIDSYSAFFENDHQTPTGLGGYLAERGITRVVMAGLATDYCVAYSALDAARLGLDCTVLTDACRAIDLGGSLAAMTAAMTGAGIRLATSTELTF, encoded by the coding sequence ATGACCGATACAGCCTTCATCGTGATTGACGTCCAGAATGATTTCTGCCCCGGCGGGGCGCTTGCCGTTGCCGATGGCGATCATGTCGTTCAGCCCATCAACCAGCTGATCGCCCGCGCCGATCACACGATTCTGACCCAGGACTGGCACCCGCAAGGCCATTCCAGTTTCGCAAGCCAGCATACCGGCCGTGAGGCTTTTACCACGATCGACGCTTCCTATGGCCCCCAGACCCTGTGGCCGGATCACTGCATCCAGGGATCACCGGGGGCAGAATTTCATCCGGATCTTGAATGGACCCGGGCCGAACTTGTCATCCGCAAGGGCTTCCGGCCGGAAATAGACAGTTACTCCGCCTTTTTTGAGAATGATCACCAGACCCCGACAGGGCTTGGCGGATATCTGGCCGAACGTGGCATAACCCGGGTGGTGATGGCAGGCCTTGCCACCGATTACTGCGTCGCCTATTCCGCCCTTGACGCGGCCAGGCTCGGCCTTGACTGCACCGTTCTGACCGATGCCTGCCGGGCGATTGATCTCGGCGGATCGCTCGCGGCCATGACCGCCGCCATGACCGGGGCCGGCATCCGTCTTGCCACCAGCACGGAATTGACCTTTTAG
- a CDS encoding TRAP transporter substrate-binding protein — MKRRDFMTKAGIGGVATATALATPAIAQDRIEIAMVSTWPRDFPGLGTGAQRFAARLGDVSDGRIQVTYYAAGERVGAFDSFDEVASGNAQAYHAADYYWKGKHPGWAYFTAVPFGLSYVEMTAWIHWMGGQQLWDELAGEFGLKCLACGNTGVQWGGWFNKEINSADDIKGLKMRIPGLGGDVMAKLGASPVSLPGGQIYENLVSGAIEATEWVGPWNDEAMKFYEAAKYYYYPGMHEPASQLAAGFNASFWGTLSETDQNLITAVAQAENDNIMAEYNAKNGAALERLVNDQGVVVREFNEDVYEAFGRGSAEVYAEVVEHSALARRIHESMVAARKTVGEYQQLNDVEYVLKRNAVLEG; from the coding sequence ATGAAACGTCGTGACTTTATGACTAAGGCTGGTATTGGCGGGGTGGCAACAGCTACCGCGCTTGCTACGCCTGCTATTGCCCAGGATCGCATCGAGATCGCCATGGTATCCACCTGGCCACGCGACTTCCCGGGTCTCGGGACAGGCGCCCAGCGTTTTGCTGCCCGTCTTGGGGATGTATCCGATGGCCGCATCCAGGTAACCTACTATGCCGCGGGCGAACGTGTCGGGGCTTTCGACAGTTTCGATGAAGTCGCATCCGGCAACGCGCAAGCTTACCATGCCGCGGACTATTACTGGAAAGGCAAGCATCCGGGCTGGGCCTATTTCACCGCCGTGCCATTCGGGCTCAGCTACGTGGAAATGACGGCCTGGATTCACTGGATGGGTGGTCAGCAGCTCTGGGACGAACTGGCTGGCGAGTTTGGCCTCAAGTGTCTGGCCTGCGGCAATACCGGCGTTCAGTGGGGCGGCTGGTTCAACAAGGAAATCAACTCCGCCGACGATATCAAGGGCCTGAAGATGCGTATCCCGGGTCTTGGTGGTGACGTCATGGCCAAGCTTGGTGCCTCCCCTGTCTCCCTGCCGGGTGGCCAGATCTACGAAAACCTGGTTTCCGGCGCCATCGAGGCAACCGAATGGGTGGGCCCATGGAACGACGAAGCGATGAAGTTCTATGAAGCTGCCAAATACTACTACTATCCTGGCATGCATGAGCCGGCATCCCAGCTGGCCGCCGGCTTCAACGCATCGTTCTGGGGCACGCTCTCCGAGACCGATCAAAACCTGATCACGGCTGTCGCCCAGGCAGAGAACGACAACATCATGGCCGAGTACAACGCCAAGAACGGCGCGGCGCTCGAGCGTCTGGTCAATGATCAGGGTGTCGTTGTGCGTGAATTCAACGAAGACGTCTATGAAGCCTTTGGTCGCGGGTCGGCGGAAGTCTATGCCGAAGTGGTCGAGCATTCCGCTCTTGCTCGCCGCATCCACGAATCCATGGTTGCTGCACGCAAGACCGTTGGTGAATACCAGCAGCTCAACGACGTGGAATACGTCCTCAAGCGTAACGCGGTGCTTGAAGGCTAA
- the gcvT gene encoding glycine cleavage system aminomethyltransferase GcvT, which produces MTASLQPSRTALHDWHQKHGGRLVDFAGWMLPVQYKDGIKAEHLATRQSAGLFDISHMGQAIIRAGAGIDAAATFLETILPLDTGTLASGRTRYSVILDEKGGILDDLMVSRAEDHFFLVVNAARAEHDLTWIRERLPAGVTLEPLKARSMLALQGPEAGDVMARLIPETDGMIFMDFMQTDWQGHALTLCRSGYTGEDGFEIGLPDAAVEAFADMLMADERVAAAGLGARDSLRLEAGLPLWGHDIDETTTPVAADLGFAINKRRRQEGGYPGAGVVNPEFDTPPGRKRVGLIGETRQPVREGAPLIHDGRKVGTVTSGGFSPSLEVPVAMGYVEREMAIPGTIINADVRGRMVPMRLADLPLVPHRYKRR; this is translated from the coding sequence ATGACCGCATCTTTGCAGCCGAGCAGGACGGCACTCCACGACTGGCACCAGAAACATGGTGGCAGGCTGGTGGATTTTGCCGGCTGGATGCTGCCTGTCCAGTACAAGGACGGGATCAAGGCTGAACATCTCGCCACCCGCCAGTCGGCGGGGCTGTTCGATATCTCGCATATGGGGCAGGCAATCATCCGGGCCGGGGCCGGGATCGATGCTGCCGCCACCTTCCTTGAGACTATACTGCCGCTTGATACAGGGACGCTTGCTTCGGGGCGGACGCGATATAGCGTCATCCTTGATGAGAAGGGCGGCATCCTCGATGATCTGATGGTCAGCCGGGCTGAAGATCATTTCTTTCTGGTGGTCAATGCCGCAAGGGCGGAACATGATCTGACCTGGATCCGCGAACGGCTTCCTGCCGGGGTGACGCTCGAGCCGCTCAAGGCAAGATCGATGCTGGCCCTGCAAGGGCCTGAGGCGGGGGATGTCATGGCCAGGCTGATACCAGAGACCGATGGCATGATCTTCATGGATTTCATGCAAACGGACTGGCAGGGGCATGCCCTGACCTTGTGCCGGAGCGGCTATACCGGCGAGGACGGGTTTGAGATCGGCCTGCCCGATGCCGCGGTGGAAGCTTTTGCCGATATGCTGATGGCGGATGAACGTGTCGCTGCCGCTGGTCTCGGGGCGCGGGATTCGCTGAGGCTCGAGGCAGGTCTGCCGCTCTGGGGCCATGATATCGACGAGACCACAACGCCGGTTGCCGCCGATCTCGGCTTTGCCATCAACAAGCGGCGGCGGCAGGAGGGCGGCTACCCTGGGGCCGGGGTGGTCAATCCGGAATTCGATACCCCGCCCGGCCGGAAACGGGTCGGCCTCATCGGGGAGACGCGCCAGCCCGTCCGGGAGGGTGCGCCGCTCATCCATGATGGCCGAAAGGTGGGCACGGTTACCTCCGGCGGGTTCAGCCCGTCGCTCGAGGTGCCGGTTGCCATGGGATATGTCGAACGCGAGATGGCAATACCCGGAACTATCATCAACGCGGATGTCCGGGGCAGAATGGTGCCGATGCGCCTTGCTGATCTGCCCCTGGTTCCGCATCGATATAAAAGGCGGTAG
- a CDS encoding membrane dipeptidase, translating into MLIDCLQYCNWSETIFRQWREGGVDAVHVTIAYHEMFREVVTNIEAWNRHFEAYPDLIVQAFSAEDIENARKEGRTAVIFGAQNPSPIEDDIGLVEVLHRLGLRFMQLTYNNQSLLATGCYEDDDTGLTRMGREVVREMNRVGMVVDMSHSAERSTLEAIETSARPIVISHANPSRFHPARRNKSDTVLNALAESGGMLGFSLYPHHLKDGSDCRLEDFCAMIAEAAELMGVDKIGFGSDLCQDQPDSVVEWMRVGRWTKAIDYGEGSASNPGFPPMPAWFRDNRDWQNILQGLAKAGFSPDDVAKIAGGNWLEFYRRSFGPL; encoded by the coding sequence ATGCTGATTGACTGCCTGCAATACTGCAACTGGTCCGAGACGATTTTCCGCCAATGGCGCGAGGGCGGCGTCGATGCGGTGCATGTCACCATCGCCTATCATGAGATGTTCCGCGAGGTGGTGACGAATATCGAGGCCTGGAACAGGCATTTTGAAGCCTATCCTGATCTGATCGTGCAGGCCTTCAGTGCCGAGGATATCGAAAACGCCAGGAAAGAAGGCCGAACGGCGGTCATTTTCGGCGCCCAGAACCCGTCCCCGATCGAGGATGATATCGGGCTGGTCGAGGTGCTGCACCGGCTCGGGCTGCGCTTCATGCAACTGACCTACAACAACCAGTCCCTGCTGGCGACGGGATGCTATGAAGATGACGATACCGGCCTGACCCGCATGGGCCGCGAAGTGGTCAGGGAAATGAATCGCGTCGGCATGGTGGTGGACATGTCGCATTCGGCTGAGCGCTCCACCCTTGAGGCGATAGAGACCTCGGCGCGGCCGATCGTCATCAGCCACGCCAATCCGAGCCGGTTCCACCCTGCGCGGCGCAACAAATCCGACACCGTGCTCAACGCTCTTGCGGAAAGCGGCGGCATGCTCGGGTTTTCGCTTTACCCGCATCATCTGAAAGACGGGAGCGACTGCAGGCTTGAGGATTTCTGCGCCATGATCGCGGAGGCTGCCGAGCTCATGGGGGTGGACAAGATCGGGTTTGGCTCTGATCTCTGCCAGGATCAGCCCGACAGCGTTGTTGAGTGGATGCGCGTCGGCCGCTGGACGAAAGCGATTGATTACGGGGAAGGTTCGGCCAGCAATCCAGGCTTCCCCCCGATGCCCGCATGGTTCCGCGACAACCGGGACTGGCAGAATATACTTCAAGGCCTTGCCAAAGCGGGATTTTCGCCAGATGATGTCGCCAAGATTGCCGGCGGCAACTGGCTCGAATTCTATCGCCGTTCCTTTGGCCCTCTATGA
- a CDS encoding ectoine utilization protein EutA: protein MALSVPDAVDIGDQVRLGSGPVKYRIGLVALSTDHMIEVDFARLLPHEDVGLYVSRVEFINPVTVENLRRMEPDIAAAAALILPGEDLDALCYGCTAASATIGDEGIDAALDKGKPGTVTTNPARAALAAMRALNVEKLSLLTPYPAAASQEVATYFDRQGVRIISHHCLGISHDVDIARVERAALIEAAVNACHPEAEAMFLSCTALPAVSVIPALEDRLGRPVISSNQATLWMALRLAGCSASPPAGGRLFTLDLAAADQRLA, encoded by the coding sequence ATGGCTCTATCTGTGCCGGATGCGGTGGATATCGGGGATCAGGTTCGCCTGGGCAGCGGTCCTGTGAAATATCGTATCGGGCTTGTTGCGCTTTCGACCGATCACATGATCGAAGTCGATTTCGCCCGCCTTCTGCCCCATGAGGATGTCGGGCTTTATGTCAGCCGTGTGGAGTTCATCAATCCCGTGACCGTGGAAAATCTGCGCCGCATGGAGCCGGATATCGCGGCGGCGGCGGCGCTTATCCTGCCGGGGGAAGATCTCGATGCGCTGTGTTATGGCTGCACGGCGGCGTCAGCCACCATCGGCGATGAAGGCATCGATGCGGCCCTCGACAAGGGCAAGCCCGGCACGGTCACCACCAATCCTGCCCGCGCCGCGCTGGCCGCGATGCGCGCGCTGAACGTTGAAAAACTCAGCCTGTTGACCCCCTATCCGGCGGCGGCAAGCCAAGAGGTTGCAACCTATTTTGACCGCCAGGGGGTCCGTATCATAAGTCATCACTGCCTTGGCATCAGCCATGATGTCGACATTGCACGGGTGGAGAGAGCGGCGCTGATCGAGGCGGCGGTAAATGCCTGCCATCCGGAGGCGGAGGCGATGTTTCTCTCCTGTACCGCCCTGCCGGCGGTCTCGGTCATCCCGGCGCTGGAAGATCGCCTTGGCCGCCCCGTCATCTCAAGCAATCAGGCCACCCTGTGGATGGCCCTGCGGCTGGCCGGATGCAGCGCATCTCCGCCGGCAGGCGGCAGGCTTTTCACCCTTGATCTGGCGGCGGCGGACCAGCGCCTGGCCTGA
- a CDS encoding SAM-dependent methyltransferase, translating into MSGTKTGLNPAAVLAMVGDGYYSQRTAGARNVINIALPMIREALAATPYTPRLRLADFGAADGGTSRGMWSSLLADLRNSGDDRQVEMLYTDLASNDFSTLFRMMQGFTGDPAEAYQANLDNVFVHGCGTGFHHQLMADESLNLGFSATSMHYVSSKPCEIEDHVHMVGASAAEQDAFHAQAARDWESILLARAAELIPGGRFICFNFGIDENGHFLGHTGGVHMFNNFDKHWKALRDNGTITAEEYRRATFSQHYRTMDEFLAPFKDKGSAVSKAGLRVKSSKSMLTPCPYRQAFDASEGGMSAREYAVSLIPTLRSWSETVFTTALDQRPPAEAMAIVDAFYQAYEDEVAANPDGHAMDYVHLVLDIEKTA; encoded by the coding sequence ATGAGCGGAACAAAGACAGGTCTTAACCCGGCGGCGGTGCTCGCCATGGTGGGCGACGGGTATTATTCCCAGCGCACGGCAGGGGCCCGCAACGTCATCAACATCGCCCTGCCCATGATCCGCGAGGCACTGGCCGCAACACCATACACCCCCCGGCTCAGGCTGGCGGATTTCGGGGCGGCCGATGGCGGCACAAGTCGCGGCATGTGGTCATCCCTGCTGGCCGATCTGCGCAACAGCGGCGATGACCGCCAGGTTGAGATGCTCTACACCGATCTTGCCTCGAATGATTTTTCCACCCTGTTCCGGATGATGCAGGGTTTCACGGGCGATCCGGCCGAAGCGTATCAGGCCAATCTTGACAATGTATTCGTCCATGGATGCGGCACCGGGTTTCACCACCAGCTGATGGCCGATGAAAGCCTCAATCTCGGATTTTCCGCCACCTCCATGCATTACGTCTCCAGCAAGCCCTGCGAGATCGAGGATCACGTCCATATGGTGGGTGCCAGCGCCGCCGAACAGGATGCTTTCCACGCCCAGGCTGCCCGCGACTGGGAGTCCATCCTGCTGGCCCGGGCCGCCGAGCTTATCCCCGGCGGGCGGTTTATCTGCTTCAATTTCGGGATTGATGAGAACGGCCATTTCCTCGGTCATACCGGCGGCGTCCATATGTTCAACAATTTTGACAAGCACTGGAAAGCCTTGCGCGACAACGGCACGATCACGGCCGAAGAATATCGCCGCGCCACCTTCAGCCAGCATTACCGCACCATGGATGAATTCCTTGCACCCTTCAAGGATAAGGGCAGCGCCGTCAGCAAGGCCGGGTTGCGCGTCAAATCCTCGAAAAGCATGCTCACTCCCTGCCCTTACCGGCAGGCTTTCGACGCATCAGAAGGCGGGATGTCCGCGCGTGAATACGCCGTCTCGCTGATCCCGACCCTGCGCAGCTGGTCCGAGACCGTCTTCACCACTGCGCTCGATCAGCGCCCGCCCGCGGAAGCCATGGCGATTGTCGATGCCTTCTACCAGGCCTATGAAGATGAGGTTGCGGCCAACCCGGACGGCCATGCGATGGATTACGTCCATCTCGTCTTGGATATCGAAAAAACCGCCTGA